The following coding sequences lie in one Vigna radiata var. radiata cultivar VC1973A unplaced genomic scaffold, Vradiata_ver6 scaffold_228, whole genome shotgun sequence genomic window:
- the LOC106753393 gene encoding receptor-like protein kinase 2, translating into MLSSRQSLYISSSSSPSSSSLFCIILLQLTFLYGIAFSANHEASTLFSWLHASASPPPPSFSNWNILHSNPCNWTFITCSSLGFVTEINIQSIPLELPIPSNLSSFHSLQKLVLSDSNLTGTIPSDIGDCSSLTVIDLSSNNLVGSIPASIGKLQKLQNLSLNSNQLTGRIPVELSNCIVLKNLLLFDNQISGTIPPELGKLSQLESLRAGGNKDIVGKIPEELGECSNLTVLGLADTRISGSLPASLGKLTKLQTLSIYTTMLSGEIPPELGNCSELVNLFLYENSLSGSIPSELGKLKKLEQLFFWQNGLLGAIPEEIGNCTSLRKFDFSLNSLSGTIPVSLGGLLNLEEFMISDNNVSGSIPSSLSNAKNLQQLQVDTNQLSGLIPPELGQLSNLMVFLAWQNQLEGSIPSTLGNCSNLQALDLSRNALTGSIPVGLFQLQNLTKLLLISNDISGFVPNEIGSCSSLIRLRLGNNRITGSIPKTIGNLKSLNFLDLSGNRLSGPVPDEIGSCSELQMIDLSSNNLEGPLPNYLSSLSAVQVLDASSNRFSGPLPASLGRLVSLSKLILSNNLFSGPIPASLSLCSNLQLLDLSSNNLSGNIPAELGRIETLEIALNLSCNSLRGIIPAQISSLNKLSILDLSHNQLEGDLKPLAELDNLVSLNVSYNKFSGCLPDNKLFRQLTSKDFTENQGLACFVKDSSKTDMSLNGNEVRKSQRLKLAIGLLIALTVIMIVMGITAVIKARRVIRDDDSELGDSWPWQFIPFQKLNFSVEQILRCLVDRNIIGKGCSGVVYRAEMDNGEVIAVKKLWPTTIDAEEAFKEEKSGVRDSFSAEVKTLGSIRHKNIVRFLGCCWNRQTRLLIFDYMPNGSLSSLLHERSGNSLEWELRYRILLGAAEGLAYLHHDCVPPIVHRDIKANNILIGLEFEPYIADFGLAKLVDDGDFGRSSNTVAGSYGYIAPEYGYMMKITEKSDVYSYGVVLLEVLTGKQPIDPTIPDGVHVVDWVRQKKGLEVLDPSLLSRPESEIEEMMQALGIALLCVNSSPDERPTMRDIAAMLKEIKHEREEYAKFDVLLKGSPANGTSGNKNSAGVLPAASSSVPIMQTLKTKSNNSSFSVSSLLHLSSSVKMGSK; encoded by the exons ATGCTCAGCTCGAGGCAATCCTTGTacatctcttcctcttcttctccttcttcttcttcattgttTTGTATCATTCTCCTCCAACTTACTTTTCTCTATGGCATTGCCTTCTCTGCAAATCACGAAGCCTCAACTCTCTTCTCTTGGCTCCATGCTTCTGCATCACCACCTCCTCCTTCTTTCTCCAACTGGAACATTCTTCATTCCAATCCATGCAACTGGACATTCATAACATGCTCCTCACTAGGCTTTGTCACTGAAATCAACATACAATCCATCCCTCTAGAGCTTCCTATACCTTCCAACCTCTCTTCATTTCACTCTCTTCAAAAGCTTGTCTTATCTGATTCCAATCTAACTGGAACCATCCCTTCAGACATTGGTGATTGCTCTTCCCTCACTGTTATTGACCTCAGCTCCAACAATCTTGTTGGTTCAATTCCTGCAAGCATTGGAAAGCTCCAGAAACTTCAGAACTTGTCTTTGAACTCTAACCAGCTTACTGGAAGGATCCCTGTGGAGTTAAGCAACTgcattgttttaaaaaatctacTCCTTTTTGACAATCAGATAAGTGGGACTATCCCACCTGAGCTGGGGAAGTTGTCACAACTTGAGTCCCTAAGAGCAGGAGGGAACAAAGACATAGTTGGGAAGATTCCTGAAGAGTTAGGAGAATGCAGCAATTTGACAGTTTTGGGGCTGGCTGATACCAGAATATCTGGTTCTTTGCCTGCTTCTTTGGGTAAGCTCACAAAGCTTCAGACTTTGTCCATCTATACCACCATGCTGTCCGGTGAAATTCCACCGGAGTTAGGTAACTGTTCCGAGCTTGTTAATTTGTTCTTGTATGAAAATAGCTTATCAGGGTCTATTCCGTCTGAGCTTGGCAAGCTCAAGAAGCTGGAACAGTTGTTTTTCTGGCAGAATGGTCTTTTGGGGGCTATCCCAGAAGAGATTGGTAACTGTACAAGCTTGAGAAAATTTGATTTCTCCTTAAATTCTCTATCTGGGACCATTCCTGTATCTTTGGGGGGTCTCTTGAATCTAGAGGAGTTTATGATTAGTGATAACAATGTGTCTGGTTCAATACCTTCCAGTCTTTCAAATGCTAAAAATCTTCAACAGTTGCAAGTTGACACAAACCAGCTCTCAGGCTTAATTCCTCCAGAGCTTGGTCAGCTGTCAAACCTCATGGTGTTCTTAGCTTGGCAGAACCAGCTTGAGGGAAGCATTCCCTCCACTTTGGGGAACTGCAGTAATCTCCAAGCACTGGACTTGTCACGCAATGCACTCACTGGTAGTATTCCCGTTGGCCTATTCCAGCTCCAAAACCTCACAAAACTGCTTCTGATTTCCAATGACATATCAGGTTTCGTACCAAATGAAATAGGCAGTTGCAGCTCCCTTATAAGGTTGAGGCTTGGAAACAACAGGATTACTGGTAGCATTCCCAAGACAATAGGCAACCTGAAGAGCTTGAACTTTTTAGACCTCTCTGGGAACCGCCTCTCCGGTCCAGTGCCTGATGAGATTGGAAGCTGCTCTGAACTGCAAATGATAGACTTAAGCAGCAACAACTTAGAAGGTCCTCTGCCTAATTATTTATCTTCACTATCAGCAGTTCAGGTTTTGGATGCATCTTCCAACAGGTTTTCAGGTCCTTTACCAGCAAGTTTGGGCCGTCTTGTTTCTCTGAGTAAACTAATCCTAAGCAATAACTTGTTTTCTGGACCTATTCCTGCATCATTGAGCCTATGTTCAAATCTCCAGCTGCTTGATCTTAGCAGCAACAACCTCAGTGGAAACATACCAGCTGAGCTTGGCCGGATTGAGACTCTAGAAATTGCTCTTAATCTTAGTTGCAATTCACTCCGTGGAATAATCCCAGCTCAGATATCTTCTCTTAACAAGCTTTCCATATTGGACCTCTCACACAACCAGTTGGAAGGAGATCTGAAACCTCTTGCTGAGTTAGACAACCTTGTCTCACTCAATGTTTCTTACAACAAATTTTCTGGCTGTCTTCCAGATAACAAGCTTTTCAGGCAGTTGACATCAAAAGACTTCACTGAAAATCAAGGGCTCGCATGCTTTGTGAAGGATTCCAGCAAGACTGATATGTCACTGAACGGAAATGAAGTAAGGAAATCCCAAAGGCTTAAGCTAGCCATTGGATTGCTGATAGCCTTGACAGTGATAATGATCGTTATGGGGATAACTGCTGTCATCAAAGCAAGGAGAGTTattagagatgatgattcagaACTGGGAGACTCATGGCCATGGCAGTTCATACCATTTCAGAAGCTAAACTTTTCAGTGGAACAAATACTGAGATGCTTAGTTGATAGAAATATTATTGGAAAGGGATGTTCTGGTGTTGTATATAGAGCTGAAATGGACAATGGTGAAGTGATTGCTGTGAAGAAATTGTGGCCAACAACTATTGACGCAGAAGAAGcatttaaggaagaaaaaagtGGAGTTCGTGATTCATTCTCAGCTGAGGTCAAGACCCTTGGCTCAATCCGTCATAAGAACATTGTCAGATTCTTGGGGTGCTGCTGGAACAGACAAACAAGATTGCTTATTTTCGATTACATGCCGAATGGAAGTTTGAGTAGTCTACTTCATGAGAGAAGTGGAAACTCTCTGGAATGGGAACTTAGGTACAGAATCTTGTTAGGTGCTGCAGAAGGCCTTGCATATCTACATCATGACTGTGTCCCTCCTATAGTCCACAGAGATATTAAAGCCAATAATATCCTCATTGGCCTTGAATTTGAACCTTACATTGCTGACTTTGGCTTGGCTAAACTTGTTGATGATGGTGATTTTGGTCGTTCTTCCAATACAGTTGCTGGTTCCTACGGATATATTGCTCCAG AATATGGCTATATGATGAAGATCACAGAGAAGAGTGATGTTTACAGCTATGGAGTAGTTTTGTTAGAAGTGTTGACAGGTAAGCAACCAATTGATCCAACCATACCAGATGGTGTACATGTTGTTGATTGGGTGAGACAGAAAAAGGGTCTTGAAGTGCTTGATCCTAGCTTACTCTCTAGACCAGAATCAGAGATAGAGGAAATGATGCAGGCATTGGGAATAGCATTATTGTGTGTGAACTCATCTCCTGATGAAAGGCCAACAATGAGAGATATCGCGGCTATGCTGAAGGAGATAAAGCATGAAAGGGAGGAGTATGCAAAATTTGATGTGCTTCTAAAAGGGTCTCCTGCAAATGGTACATCTGGGAATAAAAACTCTGCTGGAGTTCTGCCAGCAGCTTCTTCATCAGTACCAATCATGCAAACtttgaaaacaaaaagcaaTAACTCAAGCTTCTCTGTGTCTTCTCTGCTGCATTTATCTTCAAGTGTCAAGATGGGTTCCAAATGA